The Paenibacillus macerans genome includes a window with the following:
- the bglX gene encoding beta-glucosidase BglX, with product MKRQPIETYVEQMTLAEKIGQLLQLAVPFFEGAKTEGEITGPMEGLGVSEETVRNTGSVLGLSGAQEAINVQQAHLRKNRLGIPLLIMADIIHGYKTIFPVPLAIGCSWDLKLAERSAEIAAREAAVSGVHVTFAPMADLVRDPRWGRVMEATGEDPFLNGEFARAFVRGFQGKDLQNDTSRVAACVKHFAAYGAAEGGRDYNTVDLSERQLREYYLPAYKAALDEGCEMVMASFNTVDGIPSTGNKRLLRRLLREEWGFGGVIISDWGAVKELIPHGAAADEKEAALRSIEAGIDIEMMTTCYMKHLAELAENGVIEEKLIDEAVLRILQLKQKLGLFDNPYRGADPAREAEIVFCGEHRAVSRELAAKSCVLLKNEGVLPLRRDQSIALIGPFAQSGDILGPWSWHGSTEAAVRLHDGIAAKIGTGRIAVAEGCGIEEASPRQLAAALRAAEGADVIVLALGESSEMSGEAGCRGDIRLPQAQLALIERLAELGKPMAAVLFNGRPLDLHGVADRADAVLEAWFPGSEGGHAIADLLFGDVQPAGRLTMSFPYAAGQIPVYYNSFNTGRPKDAPDAQVRYVSQYLDMPNEPLYPFGYGLSYTAFAYGEPELSSPEMTPDRPLTIKVKVTNTGAVAAEETVQLYVRDLAGDVVRPVKELKDFRKILLQPGEAREVAFALTEPQLRYHHADLTFASDAGDFLVYVGPNSRDAAGLRFSLRL from the coding sequence ATGAAGCGGCAACCTATCGAGACTTATGTGGAGCAAATGACGCTTGCGGAAAAAATCGGCCAGCTGCTGCAATTGGCGGTGCCGTTTTTCGAAGGGGCCAAGACGGAAGGAGAAATCACCGGCCCGATGGAGGGGCTGGGCGTTTCCGAGGAAACCGTGCGGAATACGGGATCGGTGCTCGGATTGTCGGGGGCGCAGGAAGCCATCAACGTTCAACAGGCTCATTTGCGTAAAAACCGTTTGGGCATTCCGCTGCTGATCATGGCCGATATCATCCACGGTTACAAAACGATTTTTCCCGTTCCGCTGGCCATCGGTTGTTCCTGGGACTTGAAGCTGGCGGAACGAAGCGCCGAAATCGCCGCCCGGGAAGCGGCGGTTTCGGGCGTTCACGTCACGTTCGCCCCGATGGCCGATCTGGTGCGCGATCCGCGCTGGGGGCGGGTTATGGAAGCGACGGGGGAGGACCCGTTTTTAAATGGAGAATTTGCGCGGGCGTTTGTGCGGGGCTTTCAAGGCAAGGACCTGCAAAACGACACGAGCCGCGTCGCCGCTTGCGTCAAGCACTTCGCCGCCTACGGCGCGGCGGAAGGAGGCAGGGACTACAATACGGTCGACCTGTCGGAACGGCAGCTGCGCGAATACTATTTGCCGGCTTACAAAGCCGCGCTGGATGAGGGCTGCGAAATGGTCATGGCCTCGTTCAATACGGTGGACGGCATCCCTTCGACCGGCAACAAACGGCTGTTGCGCCGGCTGCTGCGCGAGGAATGGGGGTTCGGCGGGGTGATCATTTCGGATTGGGGCGCCGTCAAGGAACTGATTCCGCACGGCGCCGCCGCCGACGAGAAGGAAGCCGCCTTGCGCTCCATCGAAGCGGGCATCGACATCGAAATGATGACGACCTGCTATATGAAGCATTTGGCGGAGCTGGCGGAAAACGGCGTCATCGAGGAAAAGCTGATCGACGAAGCCGTGCTGCGGATTTTGCAGCTCAAGCAAAAGCTGGGATTGTTCGACAATCCGTATCGCGGAGCCGATCCGGCGCGGGAAGCGGAAATCGTGTTTTGCGGCGAGCATCGGGCCGTTTCGCGCGAGCTGGCGGCGAAATCCTGCGTTTTGCTAAAAAACGAAGGGGTGCTCCCGCTGCGGCGCGATCAATCCATCGCGCTGATCGGTCCGTTCGCCCAAAGCGGAGACATTCTTGGGCCGTGGTCGTGGCATGGGTCGACCGAGGCCGCGGTCCGTTTGCACGACGGCATCGCCGCCAAGATCGGCACGGGCCGTATCGCCGTCGCCGAAGGCTGCGGCATCGAGGAGGCCAGCCCCCGGCAGCTCGCAGCGGCGCTTCGGGCGGCGGAAGGCGCCGACGTCATCGTGCTGGCGCTGGGCGAAAGCTCCGAGATGAGCGGCGAAGCGGGCTGCCGGGGAGATATCCGGCTGCCGCAGGCGCAGCTGGCGCTGATCGAACGTCTCGCCGAGCTCGGCAAGCCGATGGCGGCCGTGCTGTTCAACGGCCGGCCGCTTGACCTGCACGGCGTAGCGGACCGCGCCGATGCCGTGCTCGAGGCCTGGTTCCCCGGCAGCGAAGGCGGCCACGCGATCGCCGACCTGCTGTTCGGCGACGTGCAGCCTGCAGGCCGGCTGACGATGTCTTTTCCCTATGCGGCGGGACAGATCCCGGTTTACTATAACAGTTTCAATACCGGCCGCCCCAAGGATGCGCCGGACGCGCAGGTGCGTTACGTGTCGCAGTATCTGGACATGCCCAACGAACCGTTGTATCCGTTCGGATACGGTCTGAGCTATACCGCGTTCGCTTACGGCGAACCCGAGCTGTCGTCGCCCGAAATGACCCCGGACCGGCCGCTGACGATCAAGGTGAAGGTGACCAATACCGGAGCCGTGGCTGCCGAAGAAACGGTGCAGCTGTACGTTCGCGATTTGGCGGGGGATGTGGTGCGTCCGGTCAAAGAGCTGAAGGATTTCCGCAAAATCCTGCTGCAGCCGGGGGAGGCCCGGGAAGTGGCGTTTGCGCTGACAGAGCCGCAGCTGCGTTACCATCATGCCGATTTGACTTTTGCAAGCGACGCGGGGGATTTTCTCGTTTACGTCGGACCCAACAGCAGAGACGCGGCGGGCCTGCGCTTCAGTCTGCGCTTATAG
- a CDS encoding sugar ABC transporter substrate-binding protein, giving the protein MWKKTATTILASSLVLAGILTGCGSNNNTASGGTKQVEISVWAMGDEAKALPQIAGDFMKENPDIKVNVQALPWSNAHDKLLTAVASKKGPDVIQMGTTWIPEFAGAGALLDLTSLVDQYPEFKEDQFFTGAVNTTKYDGKIVGIPWYTETRVLFYRTDLLKEAGYDQAPRTWEELRAAAKKLAERGQGKYGISIDMKEQSLAFMFARQNGSKLLDDQNKPLFNQPEFVEAVEYLDGFFKDGSAPVDAGLDAVQGLRGDGIVPMFISGPWNINLIQTQAPELEGKWAVAPLPAKKNNISALGGSDLSIFQYTKHPDEALKFIQYMSKPETQVKWMQLTKSLPTNVKAWEDPSLKDDPSYQALKQQLEHSEPMPLLTSWEQIAQTYLKSFERIVRGGADVQSEMDVFNAEAEKILNK; this is encoded by the coding sequence ATGTGGAAAAAAACAGCAACGACTATTTTGGCAAGCTCGCTGGTTCTCGCCGGCATTCTTACCGGTTGCGGGTCAAACAACAACACGGCTTCCGGCGGCACCAAGCAGGTAGAAATCAGCGTGTGGGCGATGGGCGATGAAGCCAAAGCGCTGCCGCAAATTGCCGGCGATTTCATGAAGGAAAACCCGGACATTAAGGTCAACGTTCAGGCCCTGCCATGGTCCAATGCGCACGACAAGCTGCTGACGGCCGTCGCTTCGAAGAAAGGGCCGGACGTCATCCAGATGGGAACGACCTGGATTCCGGAGTTTGCGGGCGCCGGAGCCTTGCTTGATTTGACTTCCCTGGTGGATCAATATCCCGAGTTCAAAGAGGATCAATTTTTTACGGGTGCCGTGAACACGACAAAGTACGACGGGAAAATCGTAGGGATTCCGTGGTATACCGAAACCCGCGTGCTGTTCTACCGCACCGACCTGCTTAAAGAAGCGGGGTACGATCAAGCCCCGAGAACCTGGGAAGAGCTGCGCGCCGCCGCCAAAAAGCTGGCTGAACGCGGCCAAGGCAAATACGGCATCAGCATCGACATGAAAGAGCAATCGCTGGCGTTTATGTTCGCCCGCCAAAACGGCTCCAAGCTGCTGGACGACCAAAACAAACCGCTGTTCAACCAGCCCGAGTTCGTGGAGGCCGTTGAATATCTGGACGGATTCTTCAAGGACGGTTCGGCTCCTGTCGACGCGGGGCTGGACGCGGTGCAGGGACTTAGAGGCGATGGCATCGTTCCGATGTTCATCAGCGGTCCTTGGAATATCAACTTGATCCAAACGCAAGCCCCGGAACTCGAAGGAAAATGGGCGGTCGCCCCGCTGCCGGCCAAAAAGAACAACATCTCGGCGTTGGGCGGCTCCGACTTGTCGATATTCCAATATACCAAACATCCGGATGAGGCATTGAAGTTCATTCAATATATGAGCAAACCGGAAACGCAGGTCAAGTGGATGCAGTTGACCAAATCGCTTCCGACTAACGTAAAAGCGTGGGAAGACCCGTCGTTGAAAGACGATCCGAGCTACCAGGCCCTTAAGCAACAGCTTGAGCATTCCGAACCGATGCCGCTATTGACAAGCTGGGAACAAATTGCCCAAACGTATTTGAAGAGCTTTGAACGCATCGTCCGCGGAGGTGCCGACGTCCAAAGCGAAATGGACGTTTTCAACGCCGAAGCGGAGAAAATCCTGAACAAATAA